TTCCAAATCCCACCTCAAGGTGTGGGTTGGGCTGTAATAGAAGATTTGGAAAATCAAGGTTTGTACAGCCAGAGGCACTTGAGGCACCAGAAGGGGAGGAGCGACCCTACCCAGGCCGACAGAGCCTACGGATGGGTGGGAGTGCtggcaaggctgaggtgggcagcaACCTCCTGGACCACCTTGTGGCCAGGCAGTTGTCTTCACAAGAGGCCCAGGGGAGCAAGGCCCTAAGGCTCAGAGGCCAGGAGTGCAGACGTGGAGCCCTGGGAGGCTCAGGGGCTGGGTGGCTGTTGCCAGTTCTTCACTTGGTGCCCACTGCTGGGGATACATCAGGGGACAGAGGGGCCGGTCTTCCTGCCACCTCTGCCCAGAGTGGTCCAGGCTTACACAGTGAGAACACAATTACAGCTAAGATGGGGCCTCCAAAAGTACAGGGACAGCATGGGACCCCCAGGGGTGACACAGCACTAAAACCTGAAGGATTGGGAAACTATCAGGCCAGCCGGAAAGTGGAGTGAAGGAGGAAGTGGTCAGAGCTCAGGACAGGAAGGACACAGGACCACATCTTAGCTCCACGCCCAAAGCCAGGCACAgcctccagtctttttttttttttgagacggagtctcgctctgtcgcccaggctggagtgcagtggcgcaatcttggctcactgcaagctccgcctcctgggttcacgccattctcctgcctcagcctcccaaatagatgggactacaggcgcccaccaccatgcccggctaattttttttttttttgtatttttagtagagacggggtttcaccatgttagccaggatggtctcgatctccagacctcgtgatcctcccgccttggcctcccaaagtgctgggattacaggcatgagccaccgcgcccagccttttttttttttttttttttgagatggagttttgttcttcttgaccaggctagagtgcaatggcgcgatcttggctcaccgcaacctccacctccggggttcaagtgattctcctgcctcagcctcccgagtagctgggattacaggcatgggccaccatgcccggctaatttcgtatttttagtagagacggggtttctccatgttggtcaggctggtctcgaactcctgacctcaggtgatccgcccgccttggcctcccaaagtgctgggattacaggtgtgagccaccgcgccgggcctccAGTCTTTTTCATACCTTCCTCCAATACCCAGCCAGGGGCCACAGAGAAGCCCACAGACCAAGGGCCAGCTGGGGCCGCCTCCCCCAAGGCTCTGGATGGTATGAAAAGCCCTTGTTTCATCTGCATGGTGGGTTCAGTTCCATGTGGGGCCGTGGCTAGCCTGGCCTGGACACTGCTGGCCACGCTGTCCTGAGCTGCAgcagccttgctcactgctggcCACCGACTCCACATCCACACTGGCCTCCCCTGCCATCCCACTGAGCTGTTCCCAGCCCTTCCCCATCCCTTAGGCCTCAGCCTGGCTTGGTGCCCACTCAAGGATGGTGTTTCCCATGTGATTTCACTGGATACGGCTCCCCAGTGCCATTCACAGAGCACCCACTGTGGGCCAGGCCAATGCCAGGCCTAGAAGGAGCCCTGTCCTGCTTGCAAATAGCCAGGGCCCCCTGGGCCAGGAGAAAGCTGTCCCCTGTGTTTTATCTAACCAGGCTTCAGGGGGAAGGGGATTGGGGCCAGAGCAGAGTTCTGAAGGATGTAGTGCGGTCAGCCTGGAGCAGAGGGGAAGGGCCTTCCTGGTAGAAGAGCCACCAGGCACAGGGGCCTGGAAGTGAGGGAGTGCAGGGACCCCAGGCCTGGCACTGGCGGTGAGGGGTGTGCTGGAAGCAGGGTAGGTGCGGGGATGGGGGGGGCGGGGGCTTGCGTGTTGtgctggtttgttttgttttgttttgtttttgagacaagatctcgctctgtcacccaggatggagagcagtggctcaatcacagctcactgcagcctcaacctcttgggttcaagggatcctcccacctcagcctcccaaatacctgggaccacaggcatgcaccaccacacctggctaattttttaaactttttgtagaaatagggttgccttatgttgcccaggctggtcttgaactccccagctcaagtgatcctcccgcctcggcctcgtgCTGGGTTTTTGAGCAGACCTGCCATTAAAGGGGAAGCTGGCTTACAGGACCAAGCTCTGATGGGCTGCTCCAGGCTGAGAGCTTCTTATGTCCTTCCAGCATTCCCTACGATGAAGGAGTCCCACTTAGAGTGAGTGACCCAGAAGAGAAGTGGACCCAGGATACTCCCTGGCCTGGGAAGATGCCTCTACAGCTTGAGACACAGGCaccagtggctcaggcctgaggACAGAGACCCAGGTAGGTATGCCAGCTGAGGCCTGCccaggagggagggtgggagaccCGCAGAGGGCCAAGGCAAGTCTCGGATTGGGGGCCTGTCTGGGGAGGGTGTTTGCACCCTGAACACCTCCCTGGCACCTAGAGGGTGCTACTGGCCAGCCCTGAGATGGGCTCCCAGGGCTAGAACCCAGGCTAAGGCCTGGTCTCACCTCCCATGTGGACAGACCAAATGAAGACAGAGTGACCAGATCCCAGCTGGAAACACAGCAGAGGCAGGGGGACAGGGCTGTGGGAGCCAGGAGAGCAGCTGGAGGAGGTGTCCAgccaggggaaggaggagaggagagcaaGAGGCAGAGGGAGCTGGTCACCAGATGGGGATCTGGGGACACAGGAGAAAGTGGCTTTGTCCTGCAGCAGGCAGGCCAGGCCAGACTGTCCCGAGGGACCAGAGGAGGAGCCAGCAGCGGTGGGGACAGAAAGGCCTCTGTGAGTGGGAAGCGCCCAGCTGGCTGGAGCCTACGATCCTCTTGGGGCCCTCCTGGTGGAAGAGAAGGGGGCCGCAGGGTCACCTGTGCTTGCGGCCAGGGAACTAGAGGGGAAAAGTGGGATCTTTGGAGGGGGTGCCCCCCCCCGAATTTTACCCCACAAGGCTACCTGGAGACAGGTTTTTTTGTAGGGTGCCAGGCCCCGCCCCTTGGAGAGGTGGCCGGGGCAGCCAGCCACAGCTGGATCCGAGAAAGCGCCTGGCCGCGGCAGGAGGTTTGGTGGGGCTGGGGCGGGGCAGAAAGGAAGTTCTGCGAGGCCAGAGTGGAGCAGGAGCTGGGGGATCCGGTTCCGCCTGCCCAGGGCCTCCGCGCGCCTCCCAGGGCCACtcggcaagaaaaaaaaaaaaaaaaaaaaatcaaaccgcCTCTCAGCCTATCAGAGAGCAGATGGGACGGGCTCGGCCAATGGCCGCGGCGCATGTTAATGAGGGCTGACGCCGCGAGGAGGGCTCCATTCAAAAGTAGTCGCTATTGTCGCCGTGGGCTGAGCTCGCCGGGCCGGCCCCTCCGTGGGGCCGCGCTAGGACGCACGCGGGTGGACGAGGGGACCGAGCCCGGGCGCCCATGGCCGGGGCCGCCATGGCCGAGCGGGGCCGCGTGCCTCCCCCCGCACCCGCGCCCAGCACGGAGGGGCTGCCGCGCGCCTTCCTGCAGAGCCTGCGCACCCTGTTCGACATCCTGGACGACCGGCGGCGCGGCTGCGTGCACCTGCGCGAGATCGAGTCCCGCTGGCAGGGCACCGACGCGCGGGAGCTGCCCCGCGGGGTGCTGGAGGGCTTGCGCCAGGTGGCCCCGGCCAGCGGCTACCTGACCTTCGAGCGCTTCGTGGCCGGCCTGCGCACCTCCCTGCTGAGCGCCGACGGCGGCCCCCGGGACCCCACGCGCGCCCCGGCCCGGCCCGGGGatcagccgccgccgccgccgcagcgcCTGGTGTTCGCGCCGGCCGACGAGCCGCGGACGGTCCTGGAGAGGAAGCCCCTGCCCCTGGGCGTGCGCGCCCCTCTGGCCGGTCCCAGCGCCGCCGCCCGCAGCCCGGAGCAGCTGTGCGCCCCGGCGGAGGCGGCGCCCTGCCCCGCGGAGCTCGAGCGGTCCCAGAGCGCGGCGCTGGAACCGAGCTCCAGCGCGGACGCAGGTGAGTTCCGAACGGCCCCCGGGCACCCTCGTAGCTCTCCCGGGCCCGGGCCAGAAACCGCAGTCCCACAGCTGCTGCCCGTGCATTTCCCACGAGGGACGGAACCGGGGAGCGGCTCTTCGTGGACTCCGGATCCTGGAGGGCGCCTCGGCGGGTCTGGAGGGAAAGGGCTTCATGCCTGTTGCGGTGAGCCCAGGGGCTTAGGGAGGCAAGCCAGACCCTCTCCTGCCACAGCATAAGGCCACCAGGGGCGGGGGGTGGCAGGTGACTCAGAAAACCCACCAGGAGCCCAACCTGTACCAAGCCTGAGCTTGGGCTCTCCATCTCCAATACCCTTTCCGCACCTGGGGACACCTGGGCCCTCAGCCTCCTGTCTGTGGCTGCTCAGGCAGAGGTGCTTCCCTCTCAAAGAAAGGGTCCCCCTTCTCAGTGTGACAGCTTAGCCAGGGGGGCTGGGCCCACTGACCCCActgaggcctaggcaggtggggGCTGCTGCCGGTGGCCCAAGAGGACCTGGCCCTGTTGCCAGGAGGGGCAGGGGCGTGGGTGGATCTCCTGCACCCCAGTGGGGCTGTACTATGGCAGATGCCATGGAGGGACATAGGCCGTAGTCCCTGGGGATGGCTGGCAGACTCCTCTCCTGCCTTCCGGTCCAGTTGGCAGTGATGGGAGATTGCTGAATGGTCCCCTGTCTCCCCCAACCCAGTGCCTGCCTTGGGAACAGGACCTGTATtatggctgggggtggggtgccaAGCTCCCAGAGGGGCCCCAGGCCCCACAGCCCATTCAGCCTGTGCACCCGTTCTGCCAGGGGAGGCCTGCCCACCAGCGGCTCCAGCCGGTCCCTGTGCTGCCTGCTGCTCTGCCACCCTCCCTGTACTGCTCCCCCACCTCAGCCATATTCTCCAGCCCTACAACTGGTGTTTGGAGCCACGGTGGCCCTGGCCTCCCTGGTGATCTGATCCAGCAGCCACACCAGGCTGGGGGACCCTAGTTCTATGGTGAGGGAGGCTTCAGAGGGTAGCTGGCTCCAAATGCAGGGTCAGCGTCATCCATGTGGCCATGcagtttgaaatcagccatggGATTGCACGCCGTGGCCGGGCCTGGGGTTTGGAGGCCTAAGCCTGTGGTCCACCCCTGCTCTGCTGATGCCCCATGCGGCACTGGCTCACGTACCACATCTCCCTGAAGGCCACATGGCTAGGGCTCTAGCTGTCACCCTCTCACAGGCAAACGGAGGGCCAGACAAATGGCGTGACATATTTGATTGACACAGCTGGCTTTTGGGGTGTCAAATCTGGAGCTCTGAGGTCACCCCAACTCCCAGAAAGCCTCCCAACACACACAGCCTTCCAAGCCCCCAGCCCAGATGTTCAGGGCCTCTTTCCTTGTTCCCACCTGGGACTGCGTGTTTGCTCCAGGCTGGCTGTGGCCCCGGAGGTGTGGCCTGCTGGCTCAGGGCCCTGGAGGGGCAGAGCCACCACCCCCACCTAGAGGCCATCTAGCTCAACACCCAGCATGCTGCTATCTGGGGACCCAGGAGCTGCTCTATGGACTCAACTGTACAGACCGGGCCCAGGTGTCCTGGGACTTCCTCTATGGCCTCCCTCTGTCTGTACCCTCTCTGCTCCCACCTCCTGAAGGGCTGTGTGCTCTTCCACTGTCTTGCCCCAGAGCTGCCAGCCGCCCAGCaccgcaggctggagtgcgaacTCGGGCCTGCCTGGAGCCAGGCTCTCTGCCGTGCCTACCTGGGCCCAATTCTTGCATCACTCCCCGACTCCTGTGGCCGGGTGCCAGGGGCATGGCCTCTAAGGATGTGCCTGGTGCTGGGGCTACAgctggaggctgaaggaggatgCCCTTCTCCACACCTGTACCCACTTCTGTAGCCTGGGGAGATGCATGTACTCCCTCACCAGGAAGCTGGGCCGGAGTGGCACCAACGCGATACTCTTGGCTGCCCCCAGGGGGAGCCCTCAAACAAACTTCAGAGCAGGGGTCTGTGAGCACCAGGACGTGCCTGACTTGTCAGTTGGGTGCACTGCCTGGCATCACACgcgggactttttttttttttttttttttttttgagatggagtcttgctctgtcgcccaggctggagtgcagtggcgtgaatctcagctcactgcaacctccgcctcctgggttcaagcgatcctcctgcttcagcctcccgagtagctgggattacaggtgcacgccaccacgccctgctaatttttgtatttttagtagagacagggtttcaccatattgcccaggctgttctcaaactcctgacctcatgatctgcccaccttggcctcccaaagtgctgggattacaggtgtgagccaccgtgcccagccacttttttttttttttttttttttgagaccgaggtttgctcttattgcccaggctggagtgcagtggcacgatttcggctcactacaacctccacctcccaggtccaagcaattcttctcagccccctgagtagctgggattacaggcgcccgccaccacaccaggctaatttttgtatttttagtggagacagggtttcaccatgttggctaggctggtcttgaactcctgacctcaactgatccccccccacccccagcttcccaaagtgctgggattacaggtgtgagccaccgtgcccggcaagggatcttttttttttttctgagacaaggttttgctgtgttgcccagcctggagtgcagtggcgcaatctgggctcagtggaacctctgcctcccaggctcaagcaatcctcctgcctcaggctcctgagtagccgggaccacaggcgcgtgccactgcaccaggctaatttttgtgtttctaataGAAATGGGGTATtgccggccaggcacagtggctcacgcctgtaattccagcactttgggaggctgaggtgggtggattacctgaggtcaggagttcaggaccagcctggtcaacatagtgaaacctcatctctactaaaaaatacaaaaagtagctgggcatggtagtgggtgtctgtaatcccagctactcgggaggctgagaccggagaatcacttgaacctgggaggcggaggttgcaatgagccaagatcataccattgcactccagcctgggcaacaggaacgaaacaacgtctcaaaaaaaaaggaagaaatggggttttgccatgttgcccaggctggtctcaaactcctgagctcaagcgatccacccgccttggtccccaaaagtgctgggattacaggcgtgagccactgtgcccggccatgcgGGACTAACTTTCTATCAGAGTCACCATCCTGGGAAAAGTTAGGTTTCCATCATTCACACCCACATCTCCTGCTGCCTTGCAGGACCCCGTGCAGATGGGAGAGGCCTAGTCAGGACCAGAACCCCCCCGCCCACTCCTCCCTTACCCAGCCGCCTTGGAGACCCAGGGTGTGCCTGCGATGTTCTGGGCACTGGGTGTGCAGAAAAGAGCTGGACAAGGCCTCTGGCCCCAGAGAGCTCACGGACCGATGAGGGGGCAGGGTGCGTGTATAAGCAAACATGCGGGCTTGGTGGCACAGCCCTCCCCAAGCCAGTGTGAGGAGCTGGGCAGGGGAGAGGGACCAA
This portion of the Pan troglodytes isolate AG18354 chromosome 11, NHGRI_mPanTro3-v2.0_pri, whole genome shotgun sequence genome encodes:
- the SAPCD2 gene encoding suppressor APC domain-containing protein 2 isoform X2, producing the protein MAGAAMAERGRVPPPAPAPSTEGLPRAFLQSLRTLFDILDDRRRGCVHLREIESRWQGTDARELPRGVLEGLRQVAPASGYLTFERFVAGLRTSLLSADGGPRDPTRAPARPGDQPPPPPQRLVFAPADEPRTVLERKPLPLGVRAPLAGPSAAARSPEQLCAPAEAAPCPAELERSQSAALEPSSSADAGAVACRALEADSGDARRAPRARGERRRHTITSGVDCGLLKQMKELEQEKEVLLQGLEMMARGRDWYQQQLQRVQERQRRLGQSRASADFGAAGSPRPLGQLLPKVQEVARCLGELLAAACASQEVTEKSERITQLEQEKSALIKQLFEARALSQQDGGPLDSTFI